The nucleotide window TACCAGCTGCCGCGGAACCCCGGGCCGGCGGCCGGGGTGCGGGCGTTCGGCCGGCTCGCCCTGTTCGACCACTACCGCGCCGTCGCGCAGCGGGTGCGCCAGGAGATCGAGACGTTCCTGACCGACGACCCGCTGCACCAAGCGGACAAGGCCACGAGCCTGGGGCTGCGCACCAACCGCCCGCGGGCGTACGTGATCGCGGGGCTGGCCGGCGGCACCGGGAGCGGCATGTTCCTGGACGTGGCGTACCTGCTGCGCCACGAGCTGCGCCAGGTCGGCTACCTGCGGCCCGAGGTGGTGGGGGTGTTCTTCGTGCCCCGCGCGGAGGTGACCTCCCCGCGCAACGCGGCGCTGGCGAACACCTACGCGGCGCTCGCCGAGCTGCACCACTTCCAGTCGAAGCGGACCCGCTACCAGACGGTTTTCGACAAGTCCGAGGCCCCGGTGACCGACGGCGAGCCCCCGTTCGCCCGGGTGATGATCGCGCAGCTCCCCAAAAGCGCCGACGAGGCCGCGGCGCGGCCGATCACCGGGGCGACGGCGCGGGCGCTGTTCCACGAGCTGCTCACCCCGACCGGGCGCGTCGCGGACGAGGGCCGCGACGTGTACTGCCGGGCGTACCCGACCGACGCGCCGACGTGCCAGACGTACGGGCTGTTCCGGCTCAGCTGGCCGCGGCCCGAGGTGCTCGCGGCGGCCACCCGGCGGCTCGCGCAGCGCCAGCTCCAGCGGTGGACCGGGAAGGACGCGGCCCACCTGCGCGAGCACATCGCCGCGTGGCTCGGGCAGCAGTGGGCCGACCGCAACCTGGCGTTCGACGCGGTGGTCGAGGCGCTCCAGGGGGCGGCCCGGGCCGCCCTCCGCGAGGACCCCGAGAGGGTGTTCGACGCGTTCATCGATCCGCTCCGCACCCGCACCCCGTCCGGCGGGCGGATGGACGCCACGTCCGCCTGCTCGGTGCTCGACCAGCTCATCAAGCTGGTGGGCAAACCGGACATCGAGAACGACCCGCAAACGGGCACCCTGCACGCCGCGATGAGCCGGAAGTTCGACGAGCTGGTGAAGGAAACCGAGGGGCACGTCTCGGTGATGGCGGCCACGTTCCTGGAGGTGCCGCAGTACCGGCTGCCGGGCGCCGAGGAGGCGGTGCGGCAGATCGCCGAGCGGCTGAAGGTGCAGGTCGACGCGCTGGAGGGGGTGCGGGCGGACCTGGACCGCGAGGTGCGGACCGTGTACGCCCGGCTGTTCAGCGCGATCGGGAGCCTGGGCGGCACCGGCCTCGGCGCGATGGCGAGCCGCAAGGCGAACGCCGCCGAGGTGCTCGACCACCTGCGCGCGTACCCGCGCAAGCGGCTGCAGCTGCACACGCTCGACCTGGCCCTGTCGGTGTTCCGCAAGCTGCTGGGGAACGCCCCGGAGTACCTGCGGGAGATCAACTTCTGCCGCTCGACCCTGGGCGAGATGCACGCGGCGCTGGGCGCGGCCGGCGGCCCCGGCGGCGCGCCCGACGCCCCGGGCAAGCTGATCCTGCCGGACGGGTGCAAGGGCCTGGACGACGCGGCCGACCTGTTCCTCGCCGGGATCGCCCCGGAGGACCTGCTCGCGTTCGACCAGGCGCTCCAGCGGGACATCACCCGCAAGTTCCGCGGGCTGGGCAACGTGTGCCTGAAGCCGCTGGAGAAGGGGCCGCCGCTGCGCGAGCTGCTGCTGAAAAAGGCCCGTGAGTTCCTCGACGCGAAGCTCGACCACTCGGACGCCGCGGCCGTGTTCTTCCGCTCGCGGACCGAGAACGGGACCGCGCAGCCGCTGCTCGGCGAGGCGTTCGAGGAGGCGTCCCCGGAGCTGATCCCGAACGTGTTCCCGCGGCCCTACGAAATGGTGGTGTTCGGCACCCCGCCCGGCCCGGACGGCGACCGGCTCCAGGAGCTGGCGAAGCAGGTGCTGCCGGAGACCGAGTTCGTGGGCGCGCCGCTGCCGGACGACATCTGCTTCTACCGCGAGTACCCGCAGCTGAAGCTGGCCGACCTGCCGCAACTGGGGGAGTACGCGCGGGAGGCGTACCAGCAGATGGTCGCCGGCGGCGCGTTCCCGCACGCCCGCACCGACGTGCCCTGGCAGCTCCCGATCACGTAACCGGGCGCCGCGCCGCGCCGAACGCCGCCGCGTTGGTGCTCGGGCCGGCGCCACGCGCCTGTCCGGCGCCCCGCCGGCCCGTTCCCCATCACATCCGCCCGTTTGCTCCAACACGCTTTCTGCCGATCACAACGTCAGTTGCCGGTGCGTAACTTCCGCGCCGCGGCCTTGCGGTCGTGTCGGTTCTGTGGTGAACTACCGGAATGTGCCCGTGCGTGCGTTCAGGAGTAACCGCATGTTCCGAACCGGGAAGTGGGCCGTTGTGGTCGCGCTCGTCGGCACCTCGGTGTGGGCCGGGCTCGCGCTGACGGCGCAGGAGCCGCCGCCCGCCAACGCGCAACCGGCCGACCTCACGCCCCTGCGCGAGGCCGTTGCTGCCGCCGCCAAGCGCGGCGAAAACGTGGACGAGGTCCGCAAGGCCCTCGCGGCTCTCGAAAAGGCGCTCCCGGGCGCCAAGCCCGGCGCGGCGCCGCCCGAACTTCAGGCCCTGCGCGACGCCGTCGAGGCCGCCGCCCGAAAAGGCGAGAACGTCGAGGCCGTTCAGAAGGAACTCGCGGCCGTCGAGACGGCCGTAACCGGGCGCGCGCTTGCACCAACCAAGCCGGTTCCGCCGCCGGCCCGCCCGAACCTGCCGGTTCCGGCCGAGTTCGACCCGGTTTTGCCCGGTCGCGTCGACCCGGAAGCGTTTCAGAGGGCCAACGAACTCCGAATAAAGGCGCTCGAACTGCTCCTCAAGAACCCGAACGACCCGGAGGCGCAGAAGCTGACGGCCGAAGCCCAGAAGCTCATGCTCAAGAGCCTCCGTCCGAACCTCAACGACTTCAACGGCCCGGGTGGGCTGATGTTCCCCGAAGTGGACCCGTTTCCGAACCTGAACCGGGTGCCCGAGCGGGCCAGGTTCGGCATCCGGTTCGAAAAGCTCTCGCCGCTCGTCGCGGACCAACTGGGGCTCGATCCCGATGTGGGCGTCGCGGTCGCCGGAGTGGTGCCGGGGTCACCCGCGGAGCGGGCCGGGCTGAAGGTCCACGACATCGTTCTCCAGTTCGCCGGCAAGCCCGCGAGCGCGAACACCGACGAGTTTATCCGTCAGGTGAGCGTGGCGAA belongs to Gemmata obscuriglobus and includes:
- a CDS encoding tubulin-like doman-containing protein; the encoded protein is MPVRLVSHEELPHPLNGYRLIERLGRGGFGEVWKIEAPGGMLKAAKFVFGDLDAMDEDSRPAEQELKALERVKLIRHPYILTLEQFRVIDGQLIIVMELADRNLWDRFRECRGQGLPGIPRDELLRYMEEAAEGLDLMNNHYQIQHLDVKPQNLFLLFSHIKVADFGLAKVLEGVRATVTGGVTPVYAAPETFEGWVSRFSDQYSLAIVFQELLTGARPFTGSNTRQLLMQHINGTPDLSALPLADRAIVGRALSKRPDDRWPSCTELVRALKTSGLPPPPPTPTPAQTQPEPPGRPRRAVPGSGAPTMPAAAGHALADSIQVTRVAGGAGQLGGAAAPGLTPPPTQLPPLIKPGGSPAYTPLPALVPPSPSGGRLVPPGSAALNPAQTLNRPVVMPTGRMGSMGIAPPERSGDGALFPALVVALGHTGRRVVEQLKRIITDRHGAAERVPHVRILHIDTDPGAGGADGSDPAGLTVREVVPARLNRSTHYMQRDGLPPVEQWMPTGSLYQLPRNPGPAAGVRAFGRLALFDHYRAVAQRVRQEIETFLTDDPLHQADKATSLGLRTNRPRAYVIAGLAGGTGSGMFLDVAYLLRHELRQVGYLRPEVVGVFFVPRAEVTSPRNAALANTYAALAELHHFQSKRTRYQTVFDKSEAPVTDGEPPFARVMIAQLPKSADEAAARPITGATARALFHELLTPTGRVADEGRDVYCRAYPTDAPTCQTYGLFRLSWPRPEVLAAATRRLAQRQLQRWTGKDAAHLREHIAAWLGQQWADRNLAFDAVVEALQGAARAALREDPERVFDAFIDPLRTRTPSGGRMDATSACSVLDQLIKLVGKPDIENDPQTGTLHAAMSRKFDELVKETEGHVSVMAATFLEVPQYRLPGAEEAVRQIAERLKVQVDALEGVRADLDREVRTVYARLFSAIGSLGGTGLGAMASRKANAAEVLDHLRAYPRKRLQLHTLDLALSVFRKLLGNAPEYLREINFCRSTLGEMHAALGAAGGPGGAPDAPGKLILPDGCKGLDDAADLFLAGIAPEDLLAFDQALQRDITRKFRGLGNVCLKPLEKGPPLRELLLKKAREFLDAKLDHSDAAAVFFRSRTENGTAQPLLGEAFEEASPELIPNVFPRPYEMVVFGTPPGPDGDRLQELAKQVLPETEFVGAPLPDDICFYREYPQLKLADLPQLGEYAREAYQQMVAGGAFPHARTDVPWQLPIT
- a CDS encoding PDZ domain-containing protein, with amino-acid sequence MFRTGKWAVVVALVGTSVWAGLALTAQEPPPANAQPADLTPLREAVAAAAKRGENVDEVRKALAALEKALPGAKPGAAPPELQALRDAVEAAARKGENVEAVQKELAAVETAVTGRALAPTKPVPPPARPNLPVPAEFDPVLPGRVDPEAFQRANELRIKALELLLKNPNDPEAQKLTAEAQKLMLKSLRPNLNDFNGPGGLMFPEVDPFPNLNRVPERARFGIRFEKLSPLVADQLGLDPDVGVAVAGVVPGSPAERAGLKVHDIVLQFAGKPASANTDEFIRQVSVAKAGEKLDVVVLRKGKKVEIKGVVLPAADGPAVAPAPLPDLAPRVKPLPVPAVPKVAPIPEKVVD